The following coding sequences are from one Deltaproteobacteria bacterium window:
- a CDS encoding NAD(P)/FAD-dependent oxidoreductase, producing MTSEEHYDVVIVGAGLSGIGAAVHLKKNCPDRSFTILEGRSNPGGTWDLFRYPGVRSDSDMHTLGYHFKPWRASKSIADGKAILEYIKETATEYNLNQHVKYDHKVLKAKWSSAESFWRLEISHGGTVKHVTGNVLYMCAGYYSYKQGYTPDFPGRERFKGDVIHPQAWPENYDYQDKKVVVIGSGATAITLVPAMADKASHVTMLQRSPTYIISWPAKDFVANFLRTILPIKVAYAITRWKNILRQQYLYWLSRNKPDVLKGFLLWNARRRLGKDFDIEKHFTPTYDVWDQRLCLVPDGDFFDALKEAKASVVTDHIESFTEEGIALQSGEALEADTIITATGLKLVMYGEVEFSVDGKPVDFSKTWSYKGVSCSGVPNFFACFGYVNASWTLRADLMSRYVCRVVNHMHSTGNLQCTPTLQAGDESMRRQPWISGFTPGYINRVGHIFPKQGDKKPWVNAQVYNLDVELLEKEPVDDGTMIFSSPAASLGPGPVL from the coding sequence GTGACGAGCGAAGAACACTACGATGTTGTAATTGTGGGTGCAGGGTTATCGGGCATTGGTGCAGCGGTACATCTAAAGAAAAATTGCCCAGACCGCTCGTTCACGATTCTAGAGGGCCGCAGCAATCCGGGCGGTACTTGGGATCTCTTCCGGTATCCCGGTGTTCGTTCAGACAGTGATATGCATACCTTAGGTTATCATTTTAAACCTTGGCGAGCTTCTAAATCCATTGCCGATGGCAAAGCAATTCTGGAATACATCAAGGAAACAGCAACCGAGTACAATCTTAACCAGCATGTGAAATATGACCACAAGGTACTTAAGGCAAAGTGGTCCAGCGCTGAGTCGTTCTGGCGTCTGGAGATAAGCCACGGTGGCACCGTAAAACATGTGACTGGCAATGTGCTTTATATGTGCGCCGGGTATTACAGTTACAAGCAGGGATACACGCCGGATTTCCCGGGTCGTGAGCGCTTCAAAGGCGACGTGATTCATCCACAGGCATGGCCAGAGAACTATGATTACCAGGATAAGAAGGTGGTTGTGATTGGGTCAGGGGCCACGGCTATTACTTTAGTTCCCGCAATGGCCGATAAGGCTAGCCATGTGACCATGCTTCAGCGTTCGCCTACTTATATCATCAGTTGGCCGGCTAAAGACTTCGTCGCAAACTTCCTTCGAACCATTTTGCCGATCAAGGTGGCGTACGCCATCACCCGTTGGAAGAATATTCTTCGTCAGCAGTATCTGTATTGGCTCTCTCGTAATAAACCGGATGTTTTAAAGGGATTCTTGCTTTGGAACGCACGCCGGCGCCTCGGTAAAGATTTCGATATCGAGAAGCATTTTACGCCCACCTACGATGTGTGGGACCAGAGGTTGTGCTTGGTTCCGGATGGTGACTTTTTTGATGCGCTTAAAGAAGCAAAAGCTTCCGTGGTTACAGACCATATTGAATCATTTACGGAGGAGGGTATAGCCCTTCAATCGGGTGAGGCATTAGAAGCGGATACCATTATTACAGCAACGGGGTTGAAGCTCGTCATGTATGGCGAGGTTGAGTTTTCTGTAGATGGTAAGCCCGTGGATTTCTCGAAAACCTGGTCCTACAAGGGTGTGAGTTGTTCGGGGGTGCCTAATTTCTTTGCCTGCTTTGGTTATGTGAATGCCTCTTGGACGCTACGCGCCGACTTGATGTCTCGGTATGTATGTAGAGTTGTGAATCACATGCATTCAACGGGAAATCTGCAGTGCACTCCCACTCTTCAGGCTGGTGATGAGAGTATGCGTAGGCAACCGTGGATCAGTGGATTTACCCCGGGTTATATCAACCGGGTCGGCCACATCTTCCCAAAGCAAGGGGATAAGAAACCTTGGGTTAATGCTCAGGTCTACAACCTCGATGTAGAGCTCTTGGAAAAAGAGCCGGTTGATGACGGGACCATGATTTTTTCAAGTCCTGCGGCCTCGCTGGGCCCTGGGCCTGTCTTGTAA